From a region of the Vaginimicrobium propionicum genome:
- a CDS encoding LPXTG cell wall anchor domain-containing protein translates to MAAFAGVAALTLGSAVTATAANSVDEGSNIKSFEVTWSDNVDRYDPALKGTEVYMPFYCEVYEFKNGKKTGSLLGYEWPMLKLTVGKDETIPLNINLNKPEYEGVDKIGVQDCYQYRDGKWGPSQFSYSTGYHAGVKTLAMDQQANTDFKFKLTEGEWDGETYLGVIPEGKAPKVSIGLKVTQEGNTTTLTNKDNKPAVNTYVFADGADHRPSAEVDEVSREDTRITRASIGNDLNLFSGYTGRYKEYTLTASIDDPEEAKLFRIESVEGNESDGWTVNLSSVIRKITPEAPTVVDSNKCGVAGTVQVPESKYFDYEQVQKGTTVSVAALLKQDFKDKFVVEGDTKWELSVASKPCPLGPAEQLATPVAPKLINPSADDPSSCAVEPYVTIKETEGVAYTVTANGVELKANKDGKYIYPYNSKVEVKASTLDGYFLAEDAVTEWTWDSHDTAMNPACKPTQPRKKLPSTGAEVTSLLGISALLLLAGGALTARRFK, encoded by the coding sequence ATGGCTGCTTTTGCAGGCGTAGCGGCCCTGACACTGGGAAGCGCTGTTACCGCTACAGCAGCAAATAGCGTAGATGAAGGTAGTAACATTAAGAGTTTCGAGGTTACTTGGAGCGACAACGTCGATCGGTACGACCCGGCGCTTAAAGGTACCGAAGTATACATGCCCTTTTATTGCGAGGTCTACGAATTTAAAAATGGTAAGAAAACAGGCTCCCTGCTTGGCTATGAGTGGCCAATGCTCAAACTCACTGTTGGCAAAGATGAAACAATTCCCCTCAATATAAACCTCAACAAGCCCGAGTACGAGGGTGTTGACAAGATAGGCGTTCAGGACTGCTACCAATATCGCGACGGGAAGTGGGGACCAAGCCAGTTCTCTTATTCAACTGGCTATCATGCTGGCGTTAAAACTCTCGCCATGGATCAGCAGGCCAACACCGATTTCAAGTTTAAGTTGACCGAAGGCGAGTGGGACGGAGAAACCTACCTTGGGGTGATCCCTGAGGGAAAGGCTCCGAAAGTAAGCATTGGTCTAAAGGTGACTCAGGAAGGTAACACCACCACTCTCACCAATAAGGACAACAAGCCTGCAGTAAACACTTATGTTTTTGCTGATGGAGCCGACCATAGACCTTCCGCTGAAGTAGATGAGGTGAGCCGCGAAGATACTCGCATTACTCGGGCATCCATCGGCAACGACTTGAATCTCTTCTCCGGTTACACAGGTCGTTATAAGGAATACACTTTAACTGCTTCCATTGACGATCCCGAGGAGGCCAAGCTCTTCCGTATTGAAAGCGTTGAGGGAAACGAGTCCGATGGTTGGACAGTTAACCTAAGCTCTGTTATCCGGAAGATTACCCCCGAGGCTCCGACCGTTGTAGATTCCAATAAGTGCGGCGTTGCTGGCACGGTTCAGGTTCCTGAGTCCAAGTACTTTGACTACGAGCAGGTTCAGAAAGGCACCACTGTCTCGGTGGCGGCGCTACTGAAACAGGATTTCAAGGACAAGTTCGTGGTTGAGGGCGACACCAAGTGGGAGCTGAGTGTTGCTTCTAAGCCGTGCCCACTAGGCCCAGCTGAACAGTTGGCAACTCCGGTTGCTCCGAAGCTGATCAATCCCTCCGCGGATGATCCTTCTTCTTGCGCCGTCGAACCTTACGTGACGATCAAGGAAACCGAAGGCGTTGCCTATACCGTTACTGCAAACGGTGTTGAGCTGAAGGCTAACAAAGATGGCAAGTACATCTACCCGTACAACTCGAAGGTAGAAGTTAAGGCCTCCACATTGGACGGTTACTTCTTAGCTGAAGACGCTGTAACTGAGTGGACCTGGGACAGCCACGATACTGCAATGAACCCAGCATGCAAGCCGACCCAACCGAGGAAGAAGCTCCCTTCAACTGGTGCTGAGGTCACTTCCCTACTCGGCATCTCCGCTCTACTGCTCCTTGCAGGCGGTGCGCTAACCGCACGCAGGTTCAAGTAA